The Streptomyces collinus DNA segment GGTGGCGGCGCTGCTTGGCGAGCTGGACCAGCCGGGCGGCGTGGTCGTCGCCGATCCGCCGGTAGGCGGCGGTCAACTGCTCGTAGGCGTGCGGGACATAGCCGTCGCCGTCCCGCTCCAGCATCGTCAGGCGGCGGCCTGCGGGCATGTGCGGAGTGAGCGAGGTGTAGACGAGGCCGTCGAGCAGGACCCTCTCCGGGATCACCTCCGGCTCCAGCCACAGGACGTCCACCTGGGCGCGGCGCAGGTTGAGCGTGCCCTCCAACGGGGGGCTCTCCCGCAGCCAGAGTTCCCCGATGACACAGCTGCCGGCGCGCAGCGCCGGGCCCCCGGGGTTCACCAGGCCGGCGTGCGACAGGTTGAGCCGTCCCGCGACGCGGGCGCCGCGCAGGCCGATCCAGCCGCTCACCGACGAGCTGCGCAGGAGGACGTCGCCCTCCGCCGTGAGCGTCTCGGCGTCGAGGGCGATCTCTCCGGCACCGGCCTCCAGCCGCGTCTCGTTGAGGTCGATCGTCCCGGCGACCGAGGCACCCGTCAGCCGCACCTCGCCGCGTGTGCGCAGGCCCGGCGCGGACAGGCCGTCCCCGATGGTGACGTGGTTGAGCTGGAGCGCCGGCTGGCCCGGGGGCGGTTCGCCGATGTCGGCCCCGTCCAGGAACAGGGCACCGGAGATCTGCGCGCCACCGAGCTTGACGGGCCCGTCGATGAGGCAGTCCGACAGGCGCAGGACGCCGTCCACGCGCAGGGTAGCGGCCTCCAGGCCGGGCAGTACGGACCCGCGCAGGTTCAGCTGGCGCAGCCGCGCCGCGTACAGCACGGGCACGTCCTCGAAGAAGCAGTCGCTGAGCCGCACGGCGTGGTCGATGTCGCTGTACTGGAGGTTCAGCACTCCCGTGATCCGCGCGCCCGCCAGCCGGAGGGAGGCGGTCTCCCCGTCCTCCTGCGGGGGGCTCAGCAGCAGGGCCCGCACCACGGACGCGCGCACGGTCCGTTCGGGGCCCCAGTCCGCGCCCCGCGCCGGGTCCTCGTCGGCCGGGCCCCGGAAGTCCACGTCCTGCCCGCGCGGAAAGGCGCGCCACACCCGCTCCTCGGCGGGTGTCATGTCGGTGATCTCCATCAGCGGGGACTCTGACGCGCCCGGCCGGAGGCTGTCAACTCACCTCCGGCCGGGGCTCGTTACGCCCTGGAGTTCCACTCCGCGATCACGGGCCGGCCGTGCTCGGTGGACAGCCGGCTGACCGTGCCGGTCTCCAGCCGGAACAACTGCCCCCGCGCCGGGGGCAGACCCAGCCGGCGGGCCGTCAGGACGCGGAGGAAGTGGCCGTGCGCCACCAGCATCACATCGCCCTCGGGCAGCGACTTCTCCGCCCGGGCCAGCACCCGGTCGGCGCGTTCGCCGACCTCCTCGGGGGACTCGCCGGGCCGGCCGTCGGGGCCGGGCGGCCCCCCGTCGGTCCACAGGTCCCAGTCGGGGCGGGTGCGGTGTATCTCCTCGGTGGTGACGCCCTCGTAGGCGCCGTAGTACCACTCGTGCAGGTCCGCGTCCCGCAGGGTCCCGGTCAGGCCCGCGAGTTCGGCGGTGCGCACCGCGCGGGCGAGCGGGCTGGTGAGCACCAGCGCGAAGGTACGGTCCGCCAGGAGCGGAGCGAGGGACGCGGCCTGCTCCTCACCGTGCGGGGTGAGGGGCAGGTCGGTGAAGCTGGTGTGCTGTCCGCTCCGGCTCCACTCCGTCTCGCCGTGGCGGACGAGCAGCAGATCACCCACGTCCTACGCCTTCTTCGCGGACTCGACGGCGTGGCCGCCGAACTGGTTGCGCAGCGCCGCGATCATCTTCATCTGCGGCGAGTCGTCCTGCCGGGAGGCGAATCGGGAGAACAGGGAGGCGGTGATCGCGGGCAGCGGCACGGAGTTGTCGATCGCCGCCTCCACGGTCCAGCGTCCCTCGCCGGAGTCCTGGGCGAATCCCCGGAGGTTCTCCAGGTGCTCGTCCTCGTCGAGCGCGTTGACCGCGAGGTCGAGCAGCCAGGAGCGGATGACGGTGCCCTCCTGCCAGGAGCGGAACACCTCGCGGACGTTGTCCACCGAGTCCACGGCCTCCAGCAGCTCCCAGCCCTCGGCGTAGGCCTGCATCATGGCGTACTCGATGCCGTTGTGGACCATCTTTGCGAAGTGCCCGGCGCCCACCTTGCCCGCGTGGACGAAGCCGTACGGGCCTTCCGGCTTCAGCGCCTCGAAGATCGGCCGGAGTGGGTCGACGTACTCCTTCTCGCCGCCGACCATCAGGGCGTAGCCGTTCTTGAGGCCCCACACGCCGCCGGAGACGCCCGCGTCGACGAAGCCGATGCCGCGCTTGCTCAGTTCCTCGGCGTGCTTCTCGTCGTCCGTCCAGCGGGAGTTGCCGCCGTCGACCACCGTGTCGTAGGGCTTGAGGAGGTCCGCCAGACGGTCGATGACGTGCTGGGTGGGGTCGCCCGCCGGGACCATGACCCAGACCGTGCGCGGCGCCTCCAGTTGGTTGACGAGGTCGGCCAGGCTGGCGACGTCCGACTTGTCCGGGTTGGTGTCGTAGCCGATGACGGTGTGGCCGGCGTTGCGCAGGCGCTCGCGCATGTTGCCGCCCATCTTGCCGAGACCCACAAGACCGATCTGCATGTCAGTTCACTTCCCGAAGATTGCGGTAGGCGGCCACCAGCGCGGCCGTGGACGGGTCGAGACCGGGGACGTCAGCGCCCTCGGTCAAGGCGGGCTCGACGCGTTTGGCGAGGACCTTGCCGAGCTCGACACCCCACTGGTCGAAGGAGTCGATGTTCCACACCGCGCCCTGCACGAACACCTTGTGCTCGTAGAGCGCGACCAGCTGGCCGAGGACCGACGGGGTCAGTTCGGTGGCGAGGATCGTCGTGGTCGGGTGGTTGCCCCGGAACGTGCGGTGCGGCACCTGCTCCTCGGGCACGCCCTCCGCGCGTACCTCCTCGGCGGTCTTGCCGAAGGCGAGCGCCTGCCCCTGCGCGAACAGGTTGGCCATCAGCAGGTCGTGCTGCGCCTTCAGTTCGCCGCTCAGCTCGGCGACCGGCCGGGCGAAGCCGATCAGGTCGGCCGGGATGAGCTTGGTGCCCTGGTGGATGAGCTGGTAGTAGGCGTGCTGCCCGTTGGTGCCCGGCGTGCCCCACACCACCGGCCCGGTCTGCCAGTCCACCGGGTTCCCGTCGCGGTCCACCGACTTGCCGTTGGACTCCATGTCGAGCTGCTGGAGGTAGGCGGTGAACTTGGACAGGTAGTGGCTGTAGGGCAGCACGGCGTGCGACTGGGCGTCGTGGAAGTTGCCGTACCAGATGCCGAGCAGGCCCATGATGAGCGGGGCGTTGGCCTCAGCCGGGGCGTTGCGGAAGTGCTCGTCGACGATGCGGAAGCCGTCGAGCATCTCCCGGAAGCGGTCCGGGCCGATGGCGATCATCAGGGACAGGCCGATCGCGGAGTCGTACGAGTAGCGGCCGCCGACCCAGTCCCAGAACTCGAACATGTTGTCGACGTCGATGCCGAAGCCGGCGACCTTCTCCGCGTTGGTCGACAGGGCGACGAAGTGCTTCGCCACTGCCTTCTCTCCCCCACTCTCGGCTTCGCTCGAGCGGGAGGTACCCCCACCCCCCAGGCCCTTCAGCAGCCAGGAGCGCGCCGACGTGGCGTTCGTGATCGTCTCGATCGTGGTGAAGGTCTTGGACGCGACGATGAACAGCGTCTCCGCCGGGTCCAGGTCACGCACCGCCTCGTGCAGGTCCGAGCCGTCCACGTTCGACACGAAGCGGAACGTCAGATCCCGGTCCGTGAACGGCCGCAGCGCCTCGTAGGCCATCGCCGGACCGAGGTCCGAGCCGCCGATGCCGATGTTGACGACGTTGCGGATCCGCCGGCCGGTGTGGCCGGTCCACTCCCCGGAGCGCACCCGGTCCGCGAAGGCGGCCATCTGGTCGAGCACCGCGTGCACGCCCGGGACGACGTTCTCGCCGTCGACCTCGACGACGGCGTCCCGGGGCGCGCGCAGGGCGGTGTGCAGCACGGCCCGGTCCTCGGTGACGTTGATCTTCTCGCCGGCGAACATGGCATCGCGCAGCCCGAACACGCCCGTCGCCGCGGCCAGCTCCTGGAGCAGGGCCAGCGTCTCGTCGGTGACCAGGTGCTTGGAGTAGTCGATGCGCAGGTCGCCCACGTGCACGACGTAGCGCTCGGCGCGTCCCGGGTCCGCCGCGAACAGCTCCCGCAGATCGGGCTGCGGCAGGGCGTCCGTGCGGTGGTCCTCCAAGGCGGTCCACTCGGGCCGCCGGGTGAGCCGGGGGGTTCCGGAGGGGGAGTCAGACATGGGCAGGGGTCTCCTCGGTGGCCGCGCCGTTCAGGGCGACGGCGTACATCTCGTCCGCGTCGAGGCGCCGCAGCTCCTCGGCGATGAGTTCGGAGGTGGCACGGACCTTCAGCGCGAGGGTGCGCGACGGCTGGCCCGGCAGGGTCAGCGTGGCCAGCGGTCCCTCGGGGCGGTCGATGACGATCTCGCCGTGCTCCGTGCCCAGGCGCACGGCCGTGACGACCGGCCCGGCGGTGACCACCCGGTCGACCTGTACGTGCAGCCGCGCCTCCAGCCAGCGGGCCAGCAGCTCGGCGGCCGGGTTCTCGGCCTCGGCCTCCACCGCCGCCGAGACGATCCGCGCCCGGGCCTGGTCCAGCGCCGCCGCCAGCATCGAACGCCAGGGCGTCAGCCGGGTCCAGGCCAGGTCGGTGTCACCGGGCGCGTAGGAGCGGACCCGGGCCTGGAGCGTCTCCAGGGGGTTCTCGACGGCGTACAGGTCGGTGATCCGCCGCTGGGCCAGTGCCCCGAGCGGGTCCTTGGAGGGCACCTCGGGGGCGTCCACCGGCCACCACACCACCACCGGCGCGTCCGGCAGCAGCAGCGGCAGCACCACCGAGTCGGCGTGGTCGGAGACCTCGCCGTAGGTCCTGAGGATCACCGTCTCGCCGGTACCCGCGTCGGCGCCCACCCGGACCTCGGCGTCGAGGCGGGAGGACTGGCGGTCGCGCGGGGTGCGGGCGTGCCGCTTGATGACGACCAGGGTGCGCGAGGGGTGCTCGTGCGAGGCCTCCTCGGCCGCCTTGATCGCGTCGTAGGCGTTCTCCTCGTCCGTGACGATCACCATCGTCAGGACCATGCCCACGGCGGGCGTGCCGATGGCGCGGCGGCCCTGCACCAGCGCCTTGTTGATCTTGCTTGCCGTGGTGTCGGTCAGGTCGATCTTCATGGCCTGCGCCAGCTCCGTCCGTCTCGTGCGAGCATCTCGTCTGCCTCCTCGGGTCCCCAGCTGCCCGAGGCGTACTGCGCGGGCCGGCCGTGCGTGGCCCAGTACTGCTCGATCGGGTCGAGGATCTTCCAGGACTCTTCCACTTCCTGGTGACGGGGGAACAGGTTGGCGTCGCCCAGGAGGACGTCAAGGATCAGCCGTTCGTACGCCTCGGGGCTCGATTCGGTGAACGACTCGCCGTAGGCGAAGTCCATCGTCACGTCCCGGATCTCCATCGAGGTGCCCGGCACCTTCGAGCCGAAGCGGACCGTCATGCCCTCGTCCGGCTGGACGCGGATGACGATCGCGTTGGAGCCGAGCTCCTCGGTCGCGGTGGAGTCGAAGGGGGAGTGCGGGGCCCGCTGGAAGACGACGGCGATCTCCGTCACCCGGCGGCCGAGGCGCTTGCCGGTGCGCAGGTAGAACGGGACACCGGCCCAGCGGCGGTTGTCCACCTGGAGCCGGACCGCGGCGTACGTGTCGGTGGTGGAGGACTGGTCGATGCCGTCCTCCTCCAGGTATCCGCGCACCTTGGTGCCGCCCTGCCAGGCCGCCGCGTACTGTCCGCGCACCGTGCCCTGCCCCAGGTCCTGCGGCAGCCGCACGGCCTTGAGGACCTTCAGCTTCTCGGTGAGCAGCGAGGCGGCGTCGAAGGCGGCCGGTTCCTCCATCGCGGTGAGCGCCATGAGCTGGAGCAGGTGGTTCTGGATGACGTCACGGGCGGCGCCGATGCCGTCGTAGTACCCGGCCCGACCGCCGATGCCGATGTCCTCGGCCATGGTGATCTGCACGTGGTCCACGAAGGACCGGTTCCAGATCGGCTCGAACATCTGGTTGGCGAAGCGCAGGGCCAGCAGGTTCTGGACGGTCTCCTTGCCCAGGTAGTGGTCGATGCGGAAGACCTGCTCCGGATCGAACACCTCGTGCACGATGCGGTTGAGCTCCTCGGCCGACCGCAGATCATGCCCGAACGGCTTCTCGATCACCGCGCGGCGCCAGGAACCCTCCGGGGCGCTCGCCAGCTTGTGCTTCTTCAGCTGCTGGACGACCTTCGGGAAGAACTTCGGCGGCACCGAGAGGTAGAAGGCGTAGTTGCCGCTGGTGCCCCGGGAGGCGTCCAGCTCCTCCACGGCGGAGCGCAGCTGCTTGAACGCCGTGTCGTCGTCGAAGTCACCGGGGATGAACCGCATGCCCTCGGCGAGCTGCTGCCAGACCTCCTCGCGGAACGGGGTGCGGGCGTGCTCACGGACCGCGTCGTGCACCACCTGCGCGAAGTCCTGGTCCTCCCAGTCCCGGCGGGCGAAGCCCACCAGGGAGAAGCCCGGCGGCAGCAGGCCGCGGTTGGCCAGGTCGTACACGGCCGGCATCAGCTTCTTGCGGGACAGGTCGCCGGTGACGCCGAAGATGACCAGCCCGGAGGGGCCCGCGATCCTGGGCAGCCGGCGGTCCCGCGGGTCGCGCAGCGGGTTGATGAAGTCGGTGTCGATGTCGATGTCGATGTCGATGTCGATGTCGGCGTAGGTGTCGGCGCGGTCCGCGGACGGGGCGGCCTCCGCCGTGCCGCTCACCCCGGTCTGCTCGACCCCGGCAGCCTCCTGCGCCGCCCGGGCCTCCTTGTCCTCCTTGGTGCCCTTGGTCTCCTGTTCGGCCGTCTGGGGGATGCCCTCGATGCCCTCGCTCATTCCGCGTCAACTCCCTTGCTGTTCAAGGACTTGGTGACCGCGTCCAGCAGGTCCTGCCAGGCCGCCTCGAACTTGGCGACGCCCTCATCCTCCAGTTGCCGCACCACCTCGTCGTATGCAATGCCGAGCCGTTCGACGGCCGCCAGGTCCGCCCGGGCCCGGTCGTAGCCGCCGGTGACCGTGTCGCCCCGGACGTCGCCGTGGTCGGCGACGGCGTTCAGCGTGGCCTCCGGCATGGTGTTGACCGTGCCGGGGGCGACCAGCTCGTCCACGTACAGGGTGTCCTTGTAGGCGGGGTCCTTCACACCGGTGGAGGCCCAAAGGGGGCGCTGCCGGTTGGCTCCGGCGCCTTCCAGGGTCTGCCAGCGCTCCCCTTCGAAGGCCTGTTCGTACGCCTCGTAGGCGAGCCGGGCGTTGGCCAGGGCCGCCCGACCCTTCAGGGCGAGGGCCTCGTCCGAGCCCAGCAGCGTCAGCCGCTTGTCGATCTCGGAGTCCACACGGGAGACGAAGAACGACGCGACCGAGTGGATCGCGGACAGGCCGAGCCCGGCCGCCCGCGCCTTCTCCAGGCCGGCGAGGTAGGCGTCCATCACCTCGCGGTAGCGCTCCAGGGAGAAGATCAGCGTCACATTGACACTGATACCCGCTCCGGTCACTTCCGTGATCGCCGGCAGGCCCGCCTTCGTCGCCGGGATCTTGATCATCACGTTCGGGCGGTCCACCAGCCAGGCAAGCTGCCGGGCCTCGGCGACGGTCGCCGCCGTGTCGTGGGCGAGGCGCGGGTCGACCTCGATGGAGACCCGGCCGTCCCGGCCACCACTCGCCT contains these protein-coding regions:
- the pgi gene encoding glucose-6-phosphate isomerase; amino-acid sequence: MSDSPSGTPRLTRRPEWTALEDHRTDALPQPDLRELFAADPGRAERYVVHVGDLRIDYSKHLVTDETLALLQELAAATGVFGLRDAMFAGEKINVTEDRAVLHTALRAPRDAVVEVDGENVVPGVHAVLDQMAAFADRVRSGEWTGHTGRRIRNVVNIGIGGSDLGPAMAYEALRPFTDRDLTFRFVSNVDGSDLHEAVRDLDPAETLFIVASKTFTTIETITNATSARSWLLKGLGGGGTSRSSEAESGGEKAVAKHFVALSTNAEKVAGFGIDVDNMFEFWDWVGGRYSYDSAIGLSLMIAIGPDRFREMLDGFRIVDEHFRNAPAEANAPLIMGLLGIWYGNFHDAQSHAVLPYSHYLSKFTAYLQQLDMESNGKSVDRDGNPVDWQTGPVVWGTPGTNGQHAYYQLIHQGTKLIPADLIGFARPVAELSGELKAQHDLLMANLFAQGQALAFGKTAEEVRAEGVPEEQVPHRTFRGNHPTTTILATELTPSVLGQLVALYEHKVFVQGAVWNIDSFDQWGVELGKVLAKRVEPALTEGADVPGLDPSTAALVAAYRNLREVN
- a CDS encoding histidine phosphatase family protein, with the protein product MGDLLLVRHGETEWSRSGQHTSFTDLPLTPHGEEQAASLAPLLADRTFALVLTSPLARAVRTAELAGLTGTLRDADLHEWYYGAYEGVTTEEIHRTRPDWDLWTDGGPPGPDGRPGESPEEVGERADRVLARAEKSLPEGDVMLVAHGHFLRVLTARRLGLPPARGQLFRLETGTVSRLSTEHGRPVIAEWNSRA
- the gnd gene encoding phosphogluconate dehydrogenase (NAD(+)-dependent, decarboxylating), with protein sequence MQIGLVGLGKMGGNMRERLRNAGHTVIGYDTNPDKSDVASLADLVNQLEAPRTVWVMVPAGDPTQHVIDRLADLLKPYDTVVDGGNSRWTDDEKHAEELSKRGIGFVDAGVSGGVWGLKNGYALMVGGEKEYVDPLRPIFEALKPEGPYGFVHAGKVGAGHFAKMVHNGIEYAMMQAYAEGWELLEAVDSVDNVREVFRSWQEGTVIRSWLLDLAVNALDEDEHLENLRGFAQDSGEGRWTVEAAIDNSVPLPAITASLFSRFASRQDDSPQMKMIAALRNQFGGHAVESAKKA
- the zwf gene encoding glucose-6-phosphate dehydrogenase is translated as MSEGIEGIPQTAEQETKGTKEDKEARAAQEAAGVEQTGVSGTAEAAPSADRADTYADIDIDIDIDIDTDFINPLRDPRDRRLPRIAGPSGLVIFGVTGDLSRKKLMPAVYDLANRGLLPPGFSLVGFARRDWEDQDFAQVVHDAVREHARTPFREEVWQQLAEGMRFIPGDFDDDTAFKQLRSAVEELDASRGTSGNYAFYLSVPPKFFPKVVQQLKKHKLASAPEGSWRRAVIEKPFGHDLRSAEELNRIVHEVFDPEQVFRIDHYLGKETVQNLLALRFANQMFEPIWNRSFVDHVQITMAEDIGIGGRAGYYDGIGAARDVIQNHLLQLMALTAMEEPAAFDAASLLTEKLKVLKAVRLPQDLGQGTVRGQYAAAWQGGTKVRGYLEEDGIDQSSTTDTYAAVRLQVDNRRWAGVPFYLRTGKRLGRRVTEIAVVFQRAPHSPFDSTATEELGSNAIVIRVQPDEGMTVRFGSKVPGTSMEIRDVTMDFAYGESFTESSPEAYERLILDVLLGDANLFPRHQEVEESWKILDPIEQYWATHGRPAQYASGSWGPEEADEMLARDGRSWRRP
- the opcA gene encoding glucose-6-phosphate dehydrogenase assembly protein OpcA, which produces MKIDLTDTTASKINKALVQGRRAIGTPAVGMVLTMVIVTDEENAYDAIKAAEEASHEHPSRTLVVIKRHARTPRDRQSSRLDAEVRVGADAGTGETVILRTYGEVSDHADSVVLPLLLPDAPVVVWWPVDAPEVPSKDPLGALAQRRITDLYAVENPLETLQARVRSYAPGDTDLAWTRLTPWRSMLAAALDQARARIVSAAVEAEAENPAAELLARWLEARLHVQVDRVVTAGPVVTAVRLGTEHGEIVIDRPEGPLATLTLPGQPSRTLALKVRATSELIAEELRRLDADEMYAVALNGAATEETPAHV
- the tal gene encoding transaldolase yields the protein MITVTEATANAGALKRLSDEGVSIWLDDLSRRRIESGSLAGLVATRNVVGVTTNPSIFQAAIGSGVGYEQQLADLAVRGVAVDEAVRMMTTADVRSAADVLRPVYEASGGRDGRVSIEVDPRLAHDTAATVAEARQLAWLVDRPNVMIKIPATKAGLPAITEVTGAGISVNVTLIFSLERYREVMDAYLAGLEKARAAGLGLSAIHSVASFFVSRVDSEIDKRLTLLGSDEALALKGRAALANARLAYEAYEQAFEGERWQTLEGAGANRQRPLWASTGVKDPAYKDTLYVDELVAPGTVNTMPEATLNAVADHGDVRGDTVTGGYDRARADLAAVERLGIAYDEVVRQLEDEGVAKFEAAWQDLLDAVTKSLNSKGVDAE
- a CDS encoding membrane-associated oxidoreductase; the protein is MEITDMTPAEERVWRAFPRGQDVDFRGPADEDPARGADWGPERTVRASVVRALLLSPPQEDGETASLRLAGARITGVLNLQYSDIDHAVRLSDCFFEDVPVLYAARLRQLNLRGSVLPGLEAATLRVDGVLRLSDCLIDGPVKLGGAQISGALFLDGADIGEPPPGQPALQLNHVTIGDGLSAPGLRTRGEVRLTGASVAGTIDLNETRLEAGAGEIALDAETLTAEGDVLLRSSSVSGWIGLRGARVAGRLNLSHAGLVNPGGPALRAGSCVIGELWLRESPPLEGTLNLRRAQVDVLWLEPEVIPERVLLDGLVYTSLTPHMPAGRRLTMLERDGDGYVPHAYEQLTAAYRRIGDDHAARLVQLAKQRRHRTTLPWYGRLWGYVQDATVGYGFRPLRAAGWLLSLLVIGSLTFALHHPPPLKADEAPQFNPVFYTLDLLLPVISFGQEGAFAPAGRYQWLSYALVVTGWTLATTVVTGITRTVSRQ